The genomic DNA CCAGGGGCCGGCCCGGCGTGCTAAGCGTAGCTCTGAGGAGCGGGATTGCTTGCAGGATTTTAAAGGGAATTCCGTTTTGAGGTTCCTAGTTACAGTTTTTAGGTAAGCTGAGGCTGCGGCTGCAGCTCGGTCATTAGCAGGTGGCTCATGAGCGCTGTTCGAAGTCACGCTGAAATCAATGTACTGTTGGCTCGTGCTGAGAGGTGTGCCGCTTCCATTCAGGAGCATACGGGGAATGTGGACTTGGACTCTAAATTTCCAGCTGTGTGGCGGCATCCCCAGAAGGATGAAACGAGGCAGTGGGTTATTTCAATCATCTGAGTACCctattactatttttaatggaaaaggtTGATCACACAGATGGACTACAAAAATCTTGTGGCTCCCAGCAATCCTTTATCGCTGCTCCGGCTGCCCCTCAATGAATGGACTGGTTCTGAACAACCTGGCTTTGTAAAGGTTGTGCCTTTAAGTCAGACATGCAGCAGGGATCACTGAGgttaagaaaatgcagtttatttgGAGTAAGGGTTTTTGATGAGTTTGATGTTGTAGGATCTGACCTTTGATTTACAGGCATACTAAGTCCAAGTGGTTCATAAGTTCTCTTGCTTCTCTGTAATAGTTTGTAACCATTAGAAAATAAACCCTAGTATTTCTTACCAGAGCTTTTTACTCATTTCTGCAGCCATGTGGCTCGCTATAATCAGGTGAGAACAGCAGCACCcaatttgtttttcaacagGAACTGCTGTCTGCCTTGAGATGGAGGAAGCAGCGTGTGATAAATTGACGTCTTTGTGCCATACACCAAAGGATTCTGGGACAGCAGCTCCACAGAGGACTAGTTCAGGAAAACAGGTATACAAACTTAAAGGTCCTACTTTTCTTGGTTCCCATATATGTAAAGTGACCTCCTGTGACTTCTACTTGCATTTGAAAATAGTACTCTCTGCTTTGGTGTTTCTCCTCCCACGCACTATAGTGAAGCACTCAGACTTGCCATAGTGCATATCAGTGTAAACTGGAACTGTGCTGGATGAGGCTAAATTGCAAATGTCCCTTAACTAATCCTTTCCTGTGCTTTAGGATTTTTCCATGGATAAAAACGTTAGaaattataaatacatttgttaacttgtttttaagtgtttgtttttaagggacTTAAAGGCATGAACAAGTCAAAATTATGTATATAgtcccttaaaaacaaacacttaaAAACAAGTTAACAGATACTCTTAAGTAGTATATAGATGTTTTACTAGTGCTAATAGAGGAAGTGTGTGTGTGGTAGGATgcaatgttaagaaaaaaataaaatccttatCTCCATTAAACAAGAGGAGAAGTGGAACTAGCTGGAAATAGCCAAGTTGAAATATGCCATGTGTCTTTGCACAAAGACTAAGTGCATTAATGAGGGTTTACTTTAAGGATTATACACACGCACGTATATAAATAAACAAGGCaatacagatatatatttttagtaaaTTGTTGCTGTGTGCAAACACACCTGAAAGGAAGAGGTTAACTTTTACGTTTGCAAAAGACAGTGACAATTCAGAAATCTGTCTTACAGTTGTCTTTACTAATGACATATTCTGTATGGATAAAAAGTTCTTTGAAATTTGATTGAAGAcgagtgttttttttcttgttcttcattttctttagccAATGAGCGCAACTCTAAGGGAAcgattaaagaaaacaagacgTTCATTTAATGCTAATTTTACAGTGGCAAAGCGGCTCAAGGTagatactgaagaaaaagactGTGCAGATGTTGACAGTGGGTGTCTGCCAAAGATAGGCATGGATTGTTCCACATTACAAGATGGTTCTGAATGCCCAGAAAGAAACTGCACTGTAAATACTTATTTCAAAAGTC from Lagopus muta isolate bLagMut1 chromosome 5, bLagMut1 primary, whole genome shotgun sequence includes the following:
- the SFR1 gene encoding swi5-dependent recombination DNA repair protein 1 homolog isoform X1; its protein translation is MYCWLVLRGVPLPFRSIRGMWTWTLNFQLCGGIPRRMKRGRTAVCLEMEEAACDKLTSLCHTPKDSGTAAPQRTSSGKQPMSATLRERLKKTRRSFNANFTVAKRLKVDTEEKDCADVDSGCLPKIGMDCSTLQDGSECPERNCTVNTYFKSPLQENNLCESAENVVRVDVSQQQSLEEKVRLMKQVKDKEELLRRLKLVKMYRSKNNLSELQALIVKWRSSTQLMLYELQSAFSADGKKVSLSQLIDTFGLEDHLLHYSRTEEDFVDT